One Lepus europaeus isolate LE1 chromosome 7, mLepTim1.pri, whole genome shotgun sequence DNA segment encodes these proteins:
- the ACRV1 gene encoding acrosomal protein SP-10, whose amino-acid sequence MNKCILLMGLYLLGSARGASGQPDEPPGSMDHQSSIHQLSGEYFPLGNPSDAEALYETSGENTLIEHGSSEHGTSEHTSGDQPSGDQPSGEKSAAEKPSGEHTSTEQPSGEHAAGEHGSGEQAVTSGEHTSEEQAAASGEHGSGEQAATSAERGSGEQAATSGEHGSGEQSAASGEQSAASGEHVDCHTCAFMNDQGKCLRGEGVCTTQNSQQCMLKKIFEGGKLQFMVQGCENLCPSMNLFSHGTRMQITCCRNQSFCNKV is encoded by the exons ATGAACAAGTGTATCTTACTTATGGGTCTTTATCTGCTGGGATCCGCCAGAG GAGCATCAGGTCAGCCTGATGAGCCTCCTGGCTCTATGGATCATCAATCTTCGATTCATCAACTTTCAGGTGAATACTTTCCACTTGGAAACCCTTCTGATGCCGAGGCTTTATATGAGACATCAGGTGAGAACACTTTAATTGAGCATGGTTCCAGTGAGCATGGCACAAGCGAGCACACTTCTGGTGACCAGCCTTCAGGGGACCAGCCCTCGGGTGAAAAATCTGCAGCAGAAAAGCCTTCAGGTGAACACACTTCAACTGAACAGCCTTCAGGCGAACACG CCGCTGGTGAACACGGTTCAGGTGAACAGGCTGTCACTTCAGGTGAACACACCTCAGAGGAACAGGCTGCTGCTTCAGGTGAACACGGTTCGGGTGAACAAGCCGCCACTTCAGCTGAACGTGGTTCAGGTGAACAGGCCGCAACTTCAGGTGAACATGGTTCGGGTGAACAGTCTGCCGCTTCGGGTGAACAGTCTGCCGCATCAGGTGAACACG TAGATTGCCACACGTGTGCTTTCATGAATGATCAAGGAAAATGTCTTCGTGGAGAGGGAGTCTGCACCACTCAGAATTCCCAGCAGTGTATGCTAAAGAAGATCTTTGAAG GTGGAAAACTCCAATTCATGGTTCAAGGGTGTGAGAACTTGTGCCCATCTATGAACCTCTTCTCCCATGGAACCAGGATGCAAATTACATGCTGCCGGAATCAATCTTTCTGCAACAAGGTCTAG